Proteins from one Lonchura striata isolate bLonStr1 chromosome 6, bLonStr1.mat, whole genome shotgun sequence genomic window:
- the GTF2A1 gene encoding transcription initiation factor IIA subunit 1 — translation MASSTNTNPVPKLYRSVIEDVINDVREVFLDEGVDEQVLMELKTLWENKLMQSKAVDGFHSEEQQLLLQVQQQQQQQQQQQHHHHHHHTPQPQQTVQQQSQPQQVLIPASQQAPQQQVIVPDSKLIPHMNASGMSAAATAATLALPAGVTPVQQILTNSGQILQVVRTANGAQYIIQPQQPVVLQQQVIPQMQPGGVQAPVIQQVLTPLPGGLSQQTGVIIQPQQILFTGNKTQVIPTTVAAPTPAQAQIPAAGQQQPQQQQAQPQAPLVLQVDGTGDTSSEEEDDEEEEYDDDEEEEKEKDGGEDGQVEEEPLNSEDDVSDEEGQELFDTENVVVCQYDKIHRSKNKWKFHLKDGIMNLNGRDYVFSKAIGDAEW, via the exons ATGGCGAGCTCGACTAACACAAACCCCGTG cctAAATTGTACAGGTCTGTAATTGAAGATGTCATTAATGATGTCAGAGAAGTTTTTCTGGATGAAGGAGTGGATGAGCAAGTTCTCATGGAACTCAAAACA CTGTGGGAGAACAAGCTGATGCAGTCTAAGGCTGTAGATGGCTTCCATtcagaagagcagcagcttttATTGCAggtgcaacaacagcaacagcagcagcagcaacagcagcatcATCACCACCATCATCACACACCTCAGCCGCAGCAGACTGTGCAGCAGCAGTCTCAGCCACAACAGGTCCTTATTCCAGCATCTCAGCAAG CACCTCAGCAGCAGGTTATTGTGCCAGATTCCAAGCTGATACCACATATGAATGCATCAGGCATG agtgctgcagccactgcagctACATTGGCTCTCCCCGCTGGTGTTACTCCAGTTCAGCAGATACTCACAAATTCAG GCCAGATTCTCCAAGTAGTTAGAACTGCAAATGGAGCTCAGTATATTATTCAACCACAGCAGCCAGTGGTTCTACAGCAGCAGGTTATACCCCAAATGCAGCCTGGTGGAGTACAAGCACCTGTTATTCAGCAG GTTTTGACTCCTCTCCCTGGAGGGCTTTCCCAGCAGACAGGAGTGATTATTCAGCCTCAGCAGATCCTGTTTACAGGAAATAAAACTCAAGTTATACCTACAACAGTGGCTGCCCCTACACCAGCTCAAGCACAGATTCCTGCAGCTGgtcagcagcagccacagcaacAGCAGGCACAACCACAAGCACCACTTGTTCTCCAAGTTGATGGAACTGGGGACACATCGTCTGAAGAAGAAGATGATGAGGAAGAAGAgtatgatgatgatgaagaggaagagaaagaaaaagatgggGGTGAAGATGGCCAAGTTGAAGAG GAGCCTCTGAACAGTGAAGATGATGTGAGTGATGAGGAAGGACAAGAACTCTTTGATACAGAAAATGTTGTTGTGTGCCAGTATGATAAG ATTCACAGAAgtaaaaacaaatggaaatttCATCTCAAAGATGGCATCATGAATCTTAATGGAAGAGATTATGTATTTTCCAAAGCCATTGGGGA